One window of the Populus nigra chromosome 4, ddPopNigr1.1, whole genome shotgun sequence genome contains the following:
- the LOC133691380 gene encoding CBL-interacting serine/threonine-protein kinase 9-like isoform X1, with translation MSVKVPAARTRVGKYELGKTIGEGSFAKVKVAKNVQTGDVVAIKILDRDQVLRHKMVEQLKREISTMKLIKHPNVIKIFEVMASKTKIYIVIEFVDGGELFDKIAKHGRLKEDEARRYFQQLIKAVDYCHSRGVFHRDLKPENLLLDSRGVLKVSDFGLSALSQQLRGDGLLHTACGTPNYVAPEVLRDQGYDGTASDVWSCGVILYVLMAGFLPFSESSLVVLYRKICRADFTFPSWFSSGAKKLIKRILDPKPLTRITVSEILEDEWFKKGYKPPQFEQEEDVNIDDVDAVFNDSKEHLVTERKVKPVSMNAFELISKTQGFSLDNLFGKQAGVVKRETHIASHSPANEIMSRIEEAAKPLGFNVDKRNYKMKLKGDKSGRKGQLSVATEVFEVAPSLHMVELRKIGGDTLEFHKFYKSFSSGLKDVVWKSDQTIEGLRTFPTGSIPLFLIFVLDHCTSNLRVYMCNVKALNGWRGGFN, from the exons atGAGTGTCAAGGTACCCGCGGCGAGAACACGTGTAGGAAAGTACGAGTTAGGCAAGACCATTGGTGAAGGGAGCTTCGCCAAGGTCAAGGTCGCTAAAAATGTTCAGACCGGTGATGTTGTTGCCATTAAAATTCTCGACCGTGATCAAGTCCTCCGTCACAAGATGGTCGAACAG TTAAAAAGAGAAATATCAACAATGAAGCTGATTAAACATCCAAATGTCATCAAAATCTTTGAG GTCATGGCAAGTAAAACTAAGATTTACATTGTCATTGAGTTTGTTGACGGAGGAGAGCTCTTTGACAAAATT GCTAAGCACGGGAGACTTAAAGAGGACGAAGCCAGGAGATATTTCCAGCAGCTTATTAAAGCCGTGGATTACTGCCATAGTAGAGGCGTTTTCCATAGAGATTTGAAG CCCGAGAACCTTCTTCTTGATTCACGCGGTGTTCTTAAAGTTTCGGATTTTGGATTGAGTGCGCTGTCACAACAATTGCGG ggTGATGGGCTTCTTCACACTGCCTGTGGAACACCAAATTATGTCGCACCTGAG GTTCTCCGAGACCAAGGTTATGATGGAACAGCATCCGATGTATGGTCTTGTGGGGTCATTCTCTATGTTCTTATGGCTGGATTCTTACCTTTTTCCGAGTCAAGTCTTGTGGTTTTGTACAGAAAA ATCTGCAGAGCTGATTTCACATTTCCATCGTGGTTTTCATCTGGTGCAAAGAAACTGATAAAGCGCATTCTTGACCCAAAACCTCTTACA AGGATAACAGTTTCTGAAATTTTAGAAGATGAATGGTTCAAGAAAGGATACAAGCCACCGCAATTCGAGCAGGAAGAGGATGTAAATATAGATGATGTTGATGCTGTTTTTAATGACTCAAAG GAACATCTTGTGACAGAAAGGAAGGTGAAACCAGTGTCAATGAATGCTTTCGAGCTTATTTCTAAAACACAGGGATTTAGCCTTGATAATTTGTTCGGGAAGCAGGCA GGTGTTGTAAAACGAGAAACCCATATTGCTTCGCATAGCCCAGCAAATGAAATCATGTCTAGAATTGAGGAAGCTGCAAAGCCTCTGGGCTTTAATGTCGATAAACGAAACTACAAG ATGAAGTTGAAAGGTGACAAAAGTGGGAGGAAGGGCCAACTCTCCGTAGCTACTGAG GTGTTTGAGGTAGCTCCCTCTTTGCACATGGTGGAGCTGCGGAAAATTGGTGGCGATACGCTTGAGTTTCACAAG TTCTACAAGAGCTTCTCGTCAGGTTTAAAGGATGTAGTCTGGAAATCTGATCAAACTATAGAAGGATTAAG AACTTTTCCTACTGGGTCCATTCCTTTATTcttgatatttgttttagatCATTGCACATCAAATTTGAGAGTATATATGTGCAATGTGAAAGCTTTGAACGGTTGGCGTGGTGGTTTCAACTAA
- the LOC133691380 gene encoding CBL-interacting serine/threonine-protein kinase 9-like isoform X2, translated as MSVKVPAARTRVGKYELGKTIGEGSFAKVKVAKNVQTGDVVAIKILDRDQVLRHKMVEQLKREISTMKLIKHPNVIKIFEVMASKTKIYIVIEFVDGGELFDKIAKHGRLKEDEARRYFQQLIKAVDYCHSRGVFHRDLKPENLLLDSRGVLKVSDFGLSALSQQLRGDGLLHTACGTPNYVAPEVLRDQGYDGTASDVWSCGVILYVLMAGFLPFSESSLVVLYRKICRADFTFPSWFSSGAKKLIKRILDPKPLTRITVSEILEDEWFKKGYKPPQFEQEEDVNIDDVDAVFNDSKTL; from the exons atGAGTGTCAAGGTACCCGCGGCGAGAACACGTGTAGGAAAGTACGAGTTAGGCAAGACCATTGGTGAAGGGAGCTTCGCCAAGGTCAAGGTCGCTAAAAATGTTCAGACCGGTGATGTTGTTGCCATTAAAATTCTCGACCGTGATCAAGTCCTCCGTCACAAGATGGTCGAACAG TTAAAAAGAGAAATATCAACAATGAAGCTGATTAAACATCCAAATGTCATCAAAATCTTTGAG GTCATGGCAAGTAAAACTAAGATTTACATTGTCATTGAGTTTGTTGACGGAGGAGAGCTCTTTGACAAAATT GCTAAGCACGGGAGACTTAAAGAGGACGAAGCCAGGAGATATTTCCAGCAGCTTATTAAAGCCGTGGATTACTGCCATAGTAGAGGCGTTTTCCATAGAGATTTGAAG CCCGAGAACCTTCTTCTTGATTCACGCGGTGTTCTTAAAGTTTCGGATTTTGGATTGAGTGCGCTGTCACAACAATTGCGG ggTGATGGGCTTCTTCACACTGCCTGTGGAACACCAAATTATGTCGCACCTGAG GTTCTCCGAGACCAAGGTTATGATGGAACAGCATCCGATGTATGGTCTTGTGGGGTCATTCTCTATGTTCTTATGGCTGGATTCTTACCTTTTTCCGAGTCAAGTCTTGTGGTTTTGTACAGAAAA ATCTGCAGAGCTGATTTCACATTTCCATCGTGGTTTTCATCTGGTGCAAAGAAACTGATAAAGCGCATTCTTGACCCAAAACCTCTTACA AGGATAACAGTTTCTGAAATTTTAGAAGATGAATGGTTCAAGAAAGGATACAAGCCACCGCAATTCGAGCAGGAAGAGGATGTAAATATAGATGATGTTGATGCTGTTTTTAATGACTCAAAG ACCCTTTAA